Proteins co-encoded in one Cydia splendana chromosome 11, ilCydSple1.2, whole genome shotgun sequence genomic window:
- the LOC134794915 gene encoding uncharacterized protein LOC134794915, which translates to MTTTCIGSLTVFDHNSQEWRIFHGRLQQYILLNSVVDAKKAPLLLTHLSDDTYRLATDLVHPKKIEEVAFDALVEVLNKHFSPKRCTFADREKFFEARRTTGESVEGWAARVRGLAVHCEFGTALDMLLVNRFVLGMNVGRERDRLFEQDATSLSFAKALEVAQQAASARHARATATESTGAALVKEEPVYRVSGTKPATDRGREVRKCTVCGMKNHDADQCKYKGYKCQKCGLVGHLKKVCKGKLSRINNIVQQNSDTSDDASCCVECQNYRLRFQD; encoded by the exons ATGACGACTACTTGTATCGGAAGTCTTACAGTTTTTGACCATAATTCTCAAGAGTGGAGGATATTTCATGGAAGGCTGCAGCAGTATATTCTTTTAAATTCAGTTGTAGATGCCAAGAAGGCACCGTTATTACTCACTCATCTGTCAGATGATACCTACCGTCTGGCTACAGATCTCGTGCATCCTAAGAAAATAGAGGAGGTTGCGTTTGACGCTTTAGTCGAAGTGCTAAACAAGCATTTCTCGCCGAAAAGGTGTACCTTCGCCGACAGGGAGAAGTTTTTCGAGGCGAGAAGGACAACGGGAGAAAGCGTCGAGGGATGGGCGGCGCGAGTTCGCGGACTCGCCGTGCACTGCGAGTTCGGCACTGCATTGGACATGCTTCTAGTGAATCGTTTTGTGCTAGGCATGAACGTAGGCCGCGAACGTGATCGTTTATTCGAGCAGGACGCTACTTCGCTTTCATTTGCGAAAGCCTTAGAGGTGGCACAGCAGGCGGCGAGTGCGCGCCATGCCCGGGCGACGGCCACGGAGTCAACAGGGGCGGCGCTCGTGAAGGAGGAACCGGTGTACCGGGTGAGCGGGACGAAACCCGCCACCGACCGCGGGCGAGAGGTTCGCAAGTGCACCGTGTGCGGCATGAAAAATCATGATGCGGACCAGTGCAAATATAAGGGttacaagtgtcaaaagtgcgGTTTAGTTGGCCATTTGAAAAAAGTGTGTAAGGGCAAGTTGTCGCGAATTAATAATATAGTGCAGCAAAATAGTGATACTTCGGATGATGCGTCGTGCTGCGTGGAGTGCCAAAACTATAGACTAAG GTTTCAAGATTAG